ccttcagtacccttattataaatgcgaaagtgtgtttgtttgttggtttttccttcaatcacgtcgtaacggtgcaacggattaacgtgatttttgcatgggtatatataaagacctggagagtgacataggctactttttatcccggaaaatcaaagagttcccacgggatttttaaagtcgcgggtatcagctagttaattttaCTAAACAGGTGTTATGCAGGTAATACGGCAAACTAAGGTACTAAAATTAATTACAGAAAAGTAGGCGACGGGTTCAGTCGGGTGGAATATttgaaaaccgtttcttagtgGTGCTCTATGCTATAGAGAGTAACACCTACATGGTTTTTAGACCCAGCGgtttgtcagtcagtcggttTGTCTTTTTGTTATAAGTATATTAAAGAAAACGATGGAGGAAAACTAAAGAAGTATAAATAAGAAAGTTACGTTTAACGGTTCTTTAAAATTGTATATGGTAAGATCGTAAGATATTGATTTTTACTGATTTTTTGATATCCTTTATTATGTAGGCTAATTATGTCTTTCCTATTACTGCAAATATTCATCTTAATGACTCTGGTGCCTTTATCTGATGCGGgcccaaaaaaaaacaattacacTATTAGACTTTTAATCTAATCTTTCAAagatgtaatttataattacttgtCACGCTTTTTGGTGACAGGTAGATGAAATCAAAGAGAGATATGGTTTAatacatatatttaaattaatacttaatttactGTACAATTAGAATTGTGACTTATTGTGGAATGGAAATAATTTGCTCAGCCGGAAGCGGTCGTAGGTACGCGCTACAATTCACAGGTTCAAGATTCCTAATTAAAACACTAAATGAGGTTCGCACACGCAATACAATACGCAACCGTCCATACAAAGGACACCGGGTGGCTGGCCGAAGGCACGGGGGAAGCTGTGTGGTGCACGGGCGGCGCGTCGCTCAGCGCGGCCTCATCACGACGACACGTAGGGTGCTCGACGTGCAGGGTAGAACGGCTGCCGGAGGTAGCCTCTGGTAGCTGAGTACTTCGGTGGATCAGCACGAAGTATGTAGGTACTCCGCCGATATAGGGGTAGAATACAACAGGAACTAGAACCCTGGAATCGAGACAAGTGAAGCTGAGGAGATGCTCACTTTTCCCGCTTCCAGAACCTTTCACTGACGCCAGCCACACCTTGGCTAACAGGACCAAGTGTCGCGTCGAGTGAAGTGTCGTGGATCCGGGTTTACAGTTTGTTAGTAATTATCTCTAGCTGCTAGggttaaatcaaaattaattacACGAACAAAACAGATAGCCTAAATTAGAACGATCACAGAGAATAAAGTAAATAACCTAACGTAAAATTAATTCCACAGTTACCAACCTTAGAGGGTTCGCCAAAGACTCACAACTTgacacttttataaaataataattaaatagatCAGAGAGCACTCTCGCATAGTGACTGCTAGGGTTTCCGAGATGATAATAATCAAGGACAGAAGAAATCGCCTATTTATTTGAACTCGGCCGGAAGTCTCGAATCGTCAAGATTTTTCTTGAAGCCGGATCTGTTTTCTACTACTAAAGGACTTTTCTAGAATAGTAAGCTATCCATCGTTTGGGGTCGCTAGTGTCTATGCGTGAGTGATCATTTTACGTTAGTTACTAGCTAATTAGACCATTCGACTGTAGATGTCGCCGAAGTTCTGGATTTCCGCTATCGGACGCTAGGTGGTGCTGCGTTTTGACCTAGTAGTGTCTTACACGGTAGTTAGATGTCGTTCCTAAGGACGTTTTTAAGAAAAATTTTGTGAAGctaaaatttttataattagaaTTTAGTGATTAGATTTACGAATCACTACATACAATAGTATGTAGtgtaaatatacaaatatttttaaagcgaataggtatacctaataaggTATACCTATtcgctttaaaaatatttgtatatttttatgacaGCAGGACTTCAGGCTTCAGGAGCTTTCGagtacaaattattatattttttgctttaatatattttatctgtCTGTGAACGAAGCCTGAGGTAATCGTATATTGAAGAAGTTTAAGCCTCGGGTACTAAGTTCTTCCCAATTCTATGGCTTTGTAATCATTACGACAAATTGGACAACATGTTGTGCGACATCAGTGGTGCATTGTTCCAAGATATCCGAGACGTTGCACGGAACAATGTCGTGCGACATTTTGTTTGTGCACACCGGTCAATTTTTGCAGAGATGTTATCCGAGAAGGTTGGGGCGGAGTGTTgcatatacatttttattttaatagtcaTAATTTTATTCTATAGAAATGTAGAAAGAAAAAGTGCTAAGGCACCTCAGTGCTGTAGTAGAATGCTGTTTGAAAACCAAGCAGTGTTCTATATCTAgcgtgtacagtacgcgacagaaaataatatacatcgacctttagaatgagatttcggctttgtagagcattgtctctgtgaCTCATACTTaggtatgtgacgttttgtcggtctcagcgacacagacaatgctttacaaacccgctttctttttctaaaggtcgatgtaaattattttctgccgcgtacataCTGTTTCTACTTATTTGTATatcaaatcatattttttttgttacaggtTTTAAAGTCGTTAAATCGAGCAACGGAGGCAAAATTTGGAGACATTGATAAAAGAACCATTGAGCTGAAGCGCAAAAAGAAGAAGGTCTAACTTAGTCGTGGAGTTCTAATAATGTGGTCGGGCAGGCGCCCAGTGGGTGTGCGCTTCGGGCCGTGTACTTAGTAGCAGGGGATGCGCGTGTGGTGGGGCGCGCGGGCGGCGGTGACGATGCGCGTGTGCTGCGTTGCCACGGTGCTGGCGGCGCTGGCGCTGCGCTCCGCGGCCGagcccgcgccgcgccgcttccCCGCCGAATGGCGCAGCGGCCGCGACCTGCAGCTGCGCTCACGCCCGTTGCACGAAATATTCGACCCGGACTCGGCGCCCGCGGAGCAGGACCAGCCCTACCCGCAACACCAGCAAGCCACCATGCACAAAGACCGACGCCGGGCGCGCAACAACAAGCGAGCGCCGCACCTGCCCGCCGAACTGGCGAGCCAGATGATGTTGCGCGCCTCGCGATCCGGCAGACCTTATGATGTTCcacaaataggtaagtaatattctactttcaattatttttaatcaaagaaaagagttatacctacttatatgcaTGAATGATAACGTGCAATGCCCATtaactaatatcataaatcaattttattgatCTATATTCAAATTatggtctatttgggctgcaaattacAAACACCAGCCTCCGAAAGTGTGGTGTAATTTACATTCCCTTTTCATCAAATaggtaaacaaataaataaccttCTTCTATGATACAGCCTTATGTTTCTTCGCATCGAGTATTATACCGATCTATTGTAAACCTCACTATCTTATATCTCGCACATATACTCGAAGATAATGCTCCATTTCGAGAAACCTGAAACAAACCTTCACAATCAGAACCGATGAATGTCTCTAGAACATTTTCTAAGCTGGTATACCTATggggtatctacctacttatttacgtTGTTTTGGAACAACTCCCATAAATTCCAatggaaatttcaaaaaaacctaagCCTATCCTCAAGCAGACTATGTCGCGCAAAATAGCTagttcttttaaataatattataaataataacactATTGGCACTAAACATAtctaaaagttataaaaaatatatatagaaaCAATGAAAACCGAGCTTCTATATGAACTTTTGCTTGTTATTATCAAAAGTCAAATAGTAATCGGAAGTGGGTAAAAAGGGCTATTTTCTACGCGTTAGTAAGCAAGTCACCACACCAATTCGGCTCGCTCTAAAGTTTCCATATAAAATcatagaaataaaaagttacGAAGTTATATCTTCGTAACTCATACTATTGCTCATGTGCGTACATGCCTTAAAAAGGCTTGAAATCGATCGGAGTCGTTTGTTGACGTACGGACGTCAATTTACGGGTTATTTATAAACCTCATTTTAAAATGATGGATTTCCTTTACCTGTggatagggttgccaggcgtccggataaagccggacataggtaggctttttgattgcgtgtccggccaaaataaacggtgtccggcttgtccggcttttgttaggctttttacatatcgcaaacgagcgtggccgcaggcgagtcgactgtcggtcgctcccgcaggcggcagtgccgcctgacaacaagatttatgacaataatataaaaagcttgattttacatacattttttttgtcgtacctacggccaaactggctggtcggctattaggtttggcaacctggcaaccctacctgtggaaattatttatttattcagaaataGTAGATAGGTGGTCCAAAGACGCgtttataaatgaaatgaatttttcACACCTCACGTTCActtaaactatatttttaatagacttccaaaaaggaggtgttCTCAACTCGGctcgtttttttttatgtatgtacattttacatcgattttttcgaggtttctggaccgatttgcaaaattttgtaatcaacagaggatgtttccgtggtgtTCCTATAAacatttctggatccaacttctcaatcctgatgctgcaggtaTGCAAAGAataaagctcgcccgactttaacatacatacacgtgtagaaaaaaaagttattttttactttgtagtggttttggaagtcggtttttttttatatatttttgtcactctatttcaataaaatatttttaacacagcGCGCTCGCTGTATGACCGCCGCGCATTCACCGCAGACGCTACACGGCGATCGCATCTCCCTTTATACACTGTAATCGCATGTATTGTAAAGCTAAGCGTCCACCAGGCAGGTCAATTCAGGCCGCATTGAAACGCAAAATTTCGCCTGctatacattttgtatgaaactgcgTCGACTAGAGACGTGGATGTTGTACGCAAAAATGCTTGTTGCTGTCCGATGCGTCACTAGTGGACGCCTTACTTTAGATCACATTGCGCTGCTTTAGCAAAAtaaaaagccgaaatctcattctaaaggtcgatgtttaatatttcttgccggctactgtacataCCGCCATTCAGTGCATGATCCAATTTTCATGGAAGTTAATTTTTCATACGCACGTAGACAAACGATCGAGCATTCAGGAAATTCCCTTGAGAACTAAAAATTACTTAACGTGAGCCAttcacatgtacctacctataggtgtGTATAATGACTAAATAAGTTTTTTGTATGGTGTTTGTAgttgtacctaggtatatgttGCAGGGAAATTAATATGTCAGTGATTTCGCTTTCCTGGGGATATTACGAATTCCCGGAAgaagtacctagttaggtaatcagacgctcaacggttgagccttgccgttcagcgaggtaatagcgccagtgttttgggcacaatgcccataaatgaccatttggacggcgtatatttttgtaaatattaattttttagtgataagtttttctgtatgttttatagactagagatagaCTTTATAACATTACCTTTAATAAATTAGATGCAGGTAAtcagataaacttttacaagtacttttgaatcgtcaaatgcatagTTACCACTGCTTCGAAATGCTTTTTCTACTTAGACGAACCAGTAAAAAACTCGGTGGCTGCTCCTTTCAAAAAAAGATTCacagtacttaatataatattatacttatataaaaataagtaattgtaGTTAAAAAGGATAACCGGCTGAATTTTTTGTGGTCTTCTTCTTAGACAGAGTGAAACGTAAAGACGGACTGAACTGACTCAATGACTTTTCAAATAGGGTGTACCAGGAGACTCCTCTGCCTTTGCGCTTTAGAAGACACTCTATGGGTAGGATCAcagacaaaataattattatttactattataaatttatttctGAAGAGCTAACTTATCGAATAAATATTCATGTGAAAGGATCTAAGAGCCCAAGCTTAAGTTATTAGAAGCGGCCAAGACTCTCAGCAACAAGGAGTACGACGAAGTGAGACTTAAGTCCTATATGCAATGAATACAAGCAGGTACATTAATATACTTAGTCCTAACTCCTAGCTATGTCCTATTCATCGGCTAATCAAAATTCATGTCGTACGCCACATGTTCCTACACGTTCAGTAGTTGACTTTAATGGAGCTTTGACAATCGAAGCTTAGCACAAGTGAATGACTAAATGGATGCGTCAGCCAGCTGATGTTATGTTCGTTGTACCGACTATTACGAGTCATTGCTCGGATAAAAGTGGGTAAAGCTGCCTCGGTGGTCAAGTAACGAGATTATTTGACTGCAGACCAGGAGGTTCCAGATTCGAGAAGAAAGGTTATTTTTCTATTACAAAAATTCTCGATAGCAGTCTGGAGTTGGTAATTTGGCGATGTGTCTCGGATAGTATGTAAAGCCGTGAGTCCAGCGCCTGGTCTTTCTCTGGTCGTGTTGGATAACCATGGGACTATGAGAGGATAGAAAGTTGTTTGCACACAAACTTAGATATGCACTATATCTAATATCTCTTTCATACATGACCAGTCTCCGTTAAGACGCAAGTCAGCAAGACACCAAGCCGAATGAATTTCCATTCTTATGTCGTCGATATTCCTGCACGAAatgctttgcgtcatcattcctcataggtacgcatggctaaggtttagAATACTCTTCCACTATAcctgtttcctaccaattacagtCCAGGTATCTTTAAATCAATAATGAAGAAGCATTTTCTAGCCGGCGCGTCGCGTCTTAGGCCACAtgatcactttccatcaggtgtaattgtggtcaagcgtgtgctcatagtgaattaaaaaagaattaaaatgtgCCACCGTGGCCGAATTCCGTGAATCGTTTACTATCGAACACTTTCCACATTTTAAACGTTAGGTACCATCTTTTAAATAAACAACAAATGGAAACACCTtaagacaataataataactataacCAAATTCAAGGGAAAATGGGGAAAATATTGAAACAAAAACAACCGTCTAAGCTGGTGAATAAAACTACCGGCTCAGATGACAGcataatttacttacttacattacggaagtacctactcgttactataacataaaataattttcacaaaattatcATCACTTGGAACTGAACCTTCGTGGATAACCAACCAACTTATATGGCGATGACGAATAATCAAGATTATAATGGTCTACTTACCACTGGTTCCTGGATTTTAATGAAAAGAATCTCTTCGAATCTCAGCAATTTCTGTCTAcaattaaattacaattaatttaaacttgttttacaaaatatgaatCATGATAGTATTTTATTACAGTACATGTTGAAGcataatatttgtatatttgtaAAAGATATCAGGCGCACTGAATAAACAAGTTAAACACTCAGTTTTTACACTGGTACAACCAATTACCCGTTTTAATTACGTTTTAATAACGGAACGCGGAGAATTCTGAAAATTGTCGCAGCGACACGGGACATATTAATTGGGTTACCAACTGCCGCGGCCAATGAAGCTTTCACAGAATTACACTTTGCTAATATTATAACCGACTCCGCCTCTAaagtgattattttatttttcagggaCTTATTTTTCCTTACTCTCAATGTTAAATGTTTGAGgcaccgacttcaaaaaatattactatagaactacaataactcttgtatacataatatattgggtaataaattaaattattttttactttttagtgttggtgggttattgaagtctttttttttttttcaaaagttttgatTCTCTTAACGGGTCTTGAtggacacgacagacagacaacgaagtgatcctatgaggattccttttttcattTGGAAGTACGGAATACTAaaaatccatatctatacttatatgtaaaagtaagtgtgtctgtctgtttgtctgtctgtctgtctgctagcttttcacggcccaacagttttaccgatttttatgaaatttagtacagagttagcttacatcccgaaaaagacataggctactttttatgccggaaaattaaagagttcccacgggatttttaaaaaacctaaatcccgtGGGCGAAGTCgcagcatcatctagtaatttaataaatacgTTTTATTTGTATCGAAATATAAAGCAGTTTATCATTGtgaaggagacccgtgcccgtTAGTATAGTGAGCCGACGATAGGTTCATcatgttgatgataatgatgactcgTAGGTTGGTGGGTTAGACCACTTCTAATATTCTAAGTTGTTGATTGGATTAGTTGGCAGCATCTCTATTCTTTCAACGTATCTACCTTGGAAgatatagtacacgacaggtcgaaatggtaatcggggagggaacgccccgcacactcgcaaacccgatgcgggcgagcgcgggtgacgtgcggtatGCGAGGCatctcccccgcctcataccccaattgccatctcgccctgtcgcggCCTATAGGCACGCTCGGtacatatatgtataggtaggtatatcctaGTCAAAATCATGCTTTAAATAAACTTCAACAATGTGGTTAGCTTTGCTTTATATTACGAGTAGTATTAACGGTCAAAGCGAGGAAAAACTTTTATCGACGAAGTTACACGCGGTAACTTCATAATGTTAATGACCTGAAGGATTGAAGTTTTTACTGCCGGAGCTTAGTTGTTTAACATTTTCAGGGTGGCTTGTAATTTTCCAGGATTTGCTTACAATTAAAATTTGCTTTCCTAgtgttagagacatgaaattttgagggtgtgttctttgtaaagagtaggtatccactaagaaaggatttttcgaaattccacccctaagtgggttaaatggaggatggaagtttgtatgaaagtccctcatatttcaagttatttgcatgaaaattggtatttgggttttctgtcacaaatgaagaaatacgtatttcaggatttttggaaaattcgacTATGAGAAAAATCCCCCCCAaaaaagggatgaaatgggggttggaaggttatatgtatgtgttattcggtgctgttcggggtgcgcgtcctgatgttataatgtttgtttctgaaaaaatatGCCATTtatttcctgtaggccacgcgggcgaagctagtaaaatataaaggaCAATTATGGCTTTACCATAATGAATTTAGTTCGGACGCATTATACCTACTGCAAACCCATTTTCAATAACATATGTATTGTCATGTTACCTCATCCTTAACCATCCTTCTTACTAaggtagatatatttttacACCTCCGCTTCCTACTTGCTTccctttcttcttcttcctttttGGATGATGcgtttcctctggtgctgcaagtattcatgggtggcggtgcttaattacttaacatcaggtgacccgtttgcttgtttgctcgctatttttattaaaaaaagaaaatcttttaaaattcattcattcaaacgTTAACTTAAGACGATGTTTTAGCAATAATTTCGTAAAGATGTCAAGACGATATTTGTCTTATTAGAATTTATAACATCAACTAGGTCAATCATCAAGTCTCCGGTCTCATATATCAAATATTCCATGCAAAACGAGCTAGAACCATCGTAATAGTCGCCACGTTGACAGTAGTGCCCTGGGGCACAGACGCTACGTGAATCGTTACTATTATAAGCAACTATATGGGTAGAAACTAGGAAGGCATTGCACCCTGTTTTAAGGATGCAAATGCGTACAATAATGCTGTATAAGTATAAGCTAATgatagaggaatgtgcagtgttCAGACAAGCCggcaagcgcttacgagcacgaagaaaccaatattgttaTCATTGTTTTGttggaaataaattttaaaaaaagtgtaagtataagtattattaGAGTCGCGCTAGCGGCAAGCTACTTAGAATCAAATCGCTCTTCCAATCTAGATgatggattaaggttttaaaaagcCCGAGGGAGCTTTaatattttccggaataaaaaggatCCTATATCTGTCCCCgttatgcaagctatctctgtaggaaattttgtaaaaaacgACTGACCAACACCCGGCCCAAATCCTTAAACCTAGCAATTAGACAAGGAATAAagctgaatttttcaaaatttctacGGGATCGAAGCCCCAAAGGGCCCAAGCCCAAAAGGATGGCGATTGTATGTTATTAACAATTGCCCGTGCAATTGCTAATAACATACAATCGCCATCCTCAAGGGCATATAGTGTATTTGTattgtcagagtgaactagagttaGGGCACTCTCCGTTTGATCCTGGATCGACGATATTAtgacaaatattaggctatggttgacgttaaaatcaaagaaaaataggagtTTCTGAGGCTAGTTTCATAGTACATAGTTAGCGCGGGCGTTGTGCAATGTGCATGTGTGCGGAGCGTGGGACCCCGATAAACCGaccgccatctcgacctgtcgcgtactataggtaacatacataatattatctaatgacgcctgccagtgacgtcgaaaccTCAACGTTTAGTTAAAAGTTTCCTGTGGTATTGTTGCATAATTGTTGAGCAGAACTTGGGAAGAAAGGCTTGTAGTGTCATTGAACTCTGCTTATGGACGCattacctacgtacctacctacgtgatcATCTCCGATCGAGAAAGGTCTCAACACGTACGCAGCGCAGACGTGCACCACTTGCCAATGTTCAAAGCCATATTTATTAATCCTCACAAACTTTCGTCTAAATATAGCCCGCTATTTTATCCGAcgacatttcattttatttgtacGAGTTCTTACTCGTAGATATACCTAACTCATTCCACCTTCTCTGCTTTGCACGTCTGCAATAATcttgtatatttatattacaaataagttttgtttaatgaaaataggtaagtatcaaCATCACTTCAGTacagataaatatttaatttcagagAGCTCTCAAAAGTTAATTGATTTGACTTTTAAATAAGTGACCGGCCATTGACCGATAAAAATCGGTCTGAAAGCGTTAGATCTTACGTAAAAACGAGAAGGTGAAATGGAGCGACTCTATTTCACGTTCTCGTATTGGCGATCATACTAAACTGTTTCTGATTGGTGTCATCACTAGACACTACCTACTACCCGGTAATGATCTCTCGCCATCGCCATAGAAAGGCTAGGTATTACGCTACTAATCTAAATGCTACATACAGGTTCGTCCGTAATGACATCCGGAGGTCAGATGGCAACTATATTCCGAGTAAAAGTTGTAACCTGTAAAATTGAAGTTAgccatttttaattaaaaaatactcttATAAAAATATCAGCCCGTTGTCTAGTTCACATAATTCCTGTAGCATATAGCTAGTGAAACATTGTGAACAAGACATAATGGAGACAAAGTGTGTCTCCTAGAATATTAAATACAGCGACAGGGCGGCACAGGTGTAGCACTTTAATACAGAAGACAGGTCACTGTCCTTGTCGATGCAAACGATCCACAATATACATCTCATTTGGggtaaaattaaatcaattcAAAATAGGAGCTCTTATAATTAATCATCAAAAGTGTAGATATTCGTTGGTCGGTAATGAAC
The Maniola hyperantus chromosome 11, iAphHyp1.2, whole genome shotgun sequence DNA segment above includes these coding regions:
- the jeb gene encoding uncharacterized protein jeb codes for the protein MRVWWGARAAVTMRVCCVATVLAALALRSAAEPAPRRFPAEWRSGRDLQLRSRPLHEIFDPDSAPAEQDQPYPQHQQATMHKDRRRARNNKRAPHLPAELASQMMLRASRSGRPYDVPQIECPPAADGMERFACPTPDRQGRYRCIDDHVLCDGFIDCPNGEDEDRQACMFYKTTKAHLDVLADALLRWARGR